From Panicum hallii strain FIL2 chromosome 2, PHallii_v3.1, whole genome shotgun sequence, a single genomic window includes:
- the LOC112882473 gene encoding delta(8)-fatty-acid desaturase 2 → MPPSADAMPAPGDAAAADVRMISSKELRAHASPDDLWISISGDVYDVTPWLPHHPGGDLPLITLAGQDATDAFAAYHPPSARPLLRRFLVGRLSDYTVSPASADYRRLLAQLSSAGLFERVGPTPKVQLAIMATLFCAALYLVLACATASAHLLAGGLIGFIWIQSGWMGHDSGHHRITGHPLLDRVVQVLSGNCLTGLSIAWWKCNHNTHHIACNSLDHDPDLQHMPLFAVSPKLFGNIWSYFYRRTLAFDAASKFLISYQHWTFYPVMCVARINLLTQSALFVLTEKRVPQRFLEIAGVAAFWAWYPLLVSCLPNWWERVAFVLSSFTICGIQHVQFCLNHFSSEVYVGPPKGNDWFEKQTAGTLDILCSPWMDWFHGGLQFQIEHHLFPRLPRCHLRKVAPYVRDLCKKHGLPYSAASFWDANVLTWKTLRAAALQARNATSGAAPKNLVWEAVNTHG, encoded by the coding sequence ATGCCGCCCTCCGCCGACGCAATGCCGGCCCCcggggacgccgccgccgccgacgtgcGCATGATCTCCTCCAAGGAGCTCCGCGCGCACGCGTCCCCCGACGACCTCTGGATCTCCATCTCCGGCGACGTCTACGACGTCACGCCATGGCTGCCCCACCACCCCGGCGGGGACCTCCCGCTCATCACCCTCGCGGGGCAGGACGCCACCGACGCCTTCGCCGCCTACCACCCGCCCTCCGCgcgcccgctcctccgccgcttCCTCGTCGGCCGCCTCTCCGACTACACCGTCTCCCCGGCCTCCGCCGACtaccgccgcctcctcgcgcAGCTCTCCTCCGCGGGCCTCTTCGAACGCGTCGGCCCCACCCCCAAGGTCCAGCTCGCCATCATGGCCACGCTCTTCTGCGCCGCGCTCTACCTCGTCCTCGCCTGCGCCACCGCCTCGGCGCacctcctcgccggcggcctCATCGGCTTCATCTGGATCCAGTCCGGCTGGATGGGCCACGACTCGGGCCACCACCGCATCACGGGCCACCCGCTCCTCGACCGTGTCGTCCAGGTCCTCTCCGGCAACTGCCTCACCGGCCTCAGCATCGCCTGGTGGAAATGCAACCACAACACGCACCACATCGCCTGCAACAGCCTCGACCACGACCCGGACCTCCAGCACATGCCGCTCTTCGCCGTCTCCCCCAAGCTCTTCGGCAACATCTGGTCCTACTTCTACCGCCGCACCCTGGCCTTCGACGCCGCATCCAAATTCCTCATCAGCTACCAGCACTGGACCTTCTACCCCGTCATGTGCGTCGCCAGGATAAATCTTCTCACCCAGTCTGCCCTCTTCGTCCTCACCGAGAAGAGGGTGCCGCAGCGGTTTCTCGAGATTGCCGGGGTTGCCGCATTCTGGGCCTGGTACCCGCTGCTGGTGTCCTGCCTGCCCAATTGGTGGGAGAGAGTAGCGTTCGTGCTTTCCAGCTTCACAATCTGCGGGATTCAGCACGTCCAGTTCTGCCTCAACCATTTCTCGTCGGAGGTGTATGTCGGGCCGCCAAAGGGGAATGACTGGTTTGAGAAGCAGACGGCGGGCACGCTCGACATCTTGTGCTCCCCGTGGATGGATTGGTTCCATGGAGGCCTGCAATTTCagattgagcaccatctcttTCCCCGCCTACCTCGGTGCCACCTTCGGAAGGTCGCGCCCTACGTGCGTGATCTTTGCAAGAAGCATGGGCTGCCGTATTCTGCAGCCTCATTCTGGGACGCAAATGTGCTTACATGGAAGACACTGAGGGCTGCTGCATTGCAGGCTAGGAACGCCACAAGTGGTGCTGCGCCGAAGAATTTGGTCTGGGAGGCTGTGAACACCCATGGATAA